The proteins below are encoded in one region of Mycobacterium shinjukuense:
- a CDS encoding mammalian cell entry protein: MSPRRRFAPGEGRLLVAPPLPARRRWGLPVVAAVAAVVMVAAITASSLMLVAHTSREHAARKDHVVVDYVKWFMAQFTSVDPYHANDYVERILAQATGDFAQQYREKSNEILLQVAQAEPATGTVLDAGMERWNDDGSANVLVATEVTSKSPDGKQVFENTNRWAATAKQEGNQWKISNLLQVI; the protein is encoded by the coding sequence ATGAGTCCCCGTCGCAGGTTTGCACCGGGCGAAGGACGACTGCTCGTCGCGCCCCCACTACCGGCGCGGCGGCGGTGGGGTTTACCGGTTGTTGCCGCCGTCGCGGCGGTGGTCATGGTGGCGGCGATCACGGCATCGAGCCTGATGCTCGTCGCGCACACCTCGCGCGAGCACGCCGCACGGAAGGACCACGTGGTGGTCGACTACGTGAAATGGTTTATGGCACAGTTCACGTCCGTTGATCCCTACCACGCCAACGACTACGTCGAGCGGATATTGGCCCAAGCGACCGGCGATTTCGCCCAGCAATACCGCGAGAAGTCCAACGAGATCCTCCTCCAGGTCGCGCAAGCCGAACCGGCCACCGGCACCGTCCTGGACGCGGGGATGGAGCGGTGGAACGACGATGGCAGCGCCAACGTGTTGGTGGCTACCGAAGTCACCTCCAAGTCGCCCGACGGAAAGCAGGTGTTCGAGAACACCAACCGATGGGCCGCCACGGCCAAGCAGGAAGGGAATCAGTGGAAGATCAGCAACCTGCTGCAGGTGATTTGA
- a CDS encoding RDD family protein — MTVVVEDNQTTEPVQDSSEKPLAPWHVRAAAFAVDVLPGVAVVVTLALVSFTVPAGGVWWWVCVGVLGFVVLAMSANRLLLPPITGWSLGRGLCGIVVTRGDGAALGPWGLLLRDLAHLLDTAAVLVGWLWPLWDSERRTFADMLLRTQVRRVAPDGRLPHARRWTAVALLTASGMCLAGAGVSYAAVYSTDRASDRTRDEIAAQGPKIVAQMLTYDPKTLREDFARAQSLTTDKYRSQLAAQQDTVAKGHPVLHEYWVSASSIQSATPDRATMLLFMQGRRGALPDVRYISATVRVSFAKDRDNHWRVDDLTVLTKPKPPGNAP, encoded by the coding sequence GTGACGGTGGTGGTCGAGGACAACCAGACCACCGAGCCCGTCCAAGACTCGTCCGAGAAACCCTTGGCCCCTTGGCATGTGCGTGCCGCTGCGTTCGCCGTCGACGTCCTGCCGGGTGTCGCGGTGGTGGTGACCCTGGCACTGGTCTCGTTCACCGTGCCGGCGGGCGGCGTGTGGTGGTGGGTATGCGTTGGCGTGCTCGGGTTTGTCGTGCTGGCAATGTCGGCCAACCGGCTGCTGTTGCCGCCCATCACCGGCTGGAGTTTGGGACGGGGTCTCTGCGGAATCGTGGTCACCCGGGGCGATGGTGCGGCCCTCGGCCCATGGGGGCTGCTGCTTCGAGACCTGGCTCACCTGCTGGATACCGCCGCGGTGCTGGTGGGATGGCTGTGGCCGCTGTGGGATTCCGAACGTCGCACCTTCGCCGACATGTTGCTGCGCACCCAGGTGCGGCGCGTGGCGCCAGACGGGCGGTTGCCCCACGCCCGGCGGTGGACGGCGGTGGCGTTGCTCACCGCCTCCGGGATGTGCCTTGCCGGTGCCGGCGTGAGCTATGCGGCGGTGTACTCCACGGACAGGGCCAGTGACCGAACCCGTGACGAGATCGCGGCGCAGGGGCCGAAAATCGTCGCACAAATGCTGACGTACGACCCAAAAACGTTGCGCGAGGACTTCGCTCGCGCGCAGTCGTTGACGACCGACAAATATCGCAGCCAACTGGCCGCCCAACAGGACACGGTGGCCAAGGGACACCCCGTGCTCCACGAGTATTGGGTGTCGGCGAGCTCGATCCAGTCCGCGACACCGGATCGGGCGACCATGCTGTTGTTCATGCAGGGCCGGCGAGGCGCGCTGCCCGACGTGCGCTACATCAGTGCGACCGTGCGGGTGAGTTTCGCCAAGGACCGGGACAACCATTGGCGCGTTGACGATCTCACGGTGCTGACGAAACCGAAACCGCCCGGGAATGCCCCATGA
- a CDS encoding Mce protein gives MEGDAGASRLNPIDADDSLSTEVTTEDSSESEVGADQDSTEVTTEDSSESEVGADQDSTEEAGVEGVEESGSEVGDVAARTAVERRPPRLRRGWLVGICAALVLAAAGIGTGGYLALRSNQQGQAIARNDAAALQAAKDCVAATQAPDTTAMAASEQKIIDCGTDQYRSQAVLYSSMLVQAYQAANVHVQVSDMRAAVERNNPDGSVEVLVALRVRVSNDQAQNQETGYRLRVRMAPVEGQYKISKLDQVTK, from the coding sequence ATGGAAGGAGATGCTGGCGCCAGTCGGCTGAACCCCATCGACGCGGATGATTCGTTGAGCACCGAGGTGACGACCGAGGATTCGTCGGAATCCGAGGTCGGAGCCGACCAGGACAGCACCGAGGTGACGACCGAGGATTCGTCGGAATCCGAAGTCGGAGCCGACCAGGACAGCACCGAGGAAGCCGGCGTGGAGGGTGTCGAGGAATCGGGATCGGAAGTCGGCGATGTCGCCGCGCGGACGGCTGTCGAGCGTCGCCCGCCGCGGCTACGTCGCGGCTGGCTGGTCGGAATCTGCGCCGCGCTGGTACTCGCCGCGGCTGGCATCGGGACCGGCGGCTACCTTGCGCTGCGGTCCAACCAGCAAGGCCAAGCTATCGCGCGCAACGACGCGGCGGCGCTGCAGGCGGCAAAGGACTGTGTCGCCGCCACCCAGGCCCCGGACACCACCGCCATGGCCGCCAGCGAGCAGAAGATCATCGACTGCGGCACCGACCAATACCGCTCCCAGGCGGTGTTGTATAGCAGCATGCTCGTTCAGGCCTATCAGGCGGCGAACGTCCACGTGCAGGTGTCCGACATGCGGGCAGCGGTCGAGCGCAACAACCCCGACGGTTCGGTCGAAGTGCTGGTGGCGCTTCGCGTGCGGGTGTCCAACGACCAAGCGCAAAATCAGGAAACGGGCTACCGCCTGCGCGTGCGGATGGCACCCGTGGAAGGCCAGTACAAGATTTCCAAACTCGACCAGGTGACGAAGTGA
- a CDS encoding virulence factor Mce family protein — protein MLTPFIKRQLVLFGTLTVISLLVLGVYYLQIPALVGVGRYTLKANLPASGGLYPTANVTYRGITIGKVTDVEPTATGAQATMSIDTRYKIPIDATANVHSVSAVGEQYLDLVSTGNPGKFFSPGQIITKGTVPSEIGPALDTSNRGLAVLPKEKIPVLLDETAQAVGGLGPALQRLVDATQAIVGDFRNQINDINDIIQHSGPILDSQVNSGSAIERWAHNLNMLAAQTAQQDQHLKSILSQAAPTADQVHEVFTDVQDSLPQTLANLEVVIDMLKRYNKGVEQVLVFLPQGASIVQTVAAPFPNMAALDMAVAINQPPPCLTGFIPASEWRSFADTSLQPLPKGTYCKIPQDTPANSVRGSRNIPCVDVPGKRAATPRECRDPKPYEPLGTNPWYGDPNQLLTCPAPAARCDQPVKPGLVIPAPSVNNGLNPVPADRLPPGGTPPPVSDPLQRPGTGSVQCNGQQPNPCVYTPGGPPTAVYSPQSGELVGPDGVRYSVENSTKTGDDGWKEMLAPVG, from the coding sequence TTGCTGACTCCCTTCATCAAACGCCAGTTGGTGCTGTTCGGCACCCTCACGGTGATCTCGCTGCTGGTGCTGGGCGTGTACTACCTGCAGATTCCGGCGCTGGTGGGTGTCGGTCGGTACACGCTCAAGGCCAACCTGCCCGCATCCGGCGGCCTTTATCCCACGGCCAACGTGACGTATCGCGGGATCACCATCGGCAAGGTCACCGACGTCGAGCCGACCGCGACCGGCGCCCAGGCAACGATGAGCATCGACACCCGCTACAAGATCCCGATCGATGCGACGGCCAACGTGCACTCGGTGTCGGCGGTCGGCGAGCAGTATCTGGACCTGGTGTCAACTGGTAATCCCGGGAAGTTCTTCTCGCCCGGACAGATCATCACCAAGGGCACGGTGCCCAGTGAGATCGGGCCCGCCCTGGACACGTCCAACCGCGGGCTCGCGGTCTTGCCGAAAGAGAAGATCCCGGTGTTGCTCGACGAGACCGCGCAAGCGGTCGGCGGCCTCGGTCCCGCGCTGCAACGGCTGGTCGACGCCACTCAGGCGATCGTCGGAGACTTCCGCAACCAGATCAACGACATCAACGACATCATCCAGCACTCCGGGCCCATCCTGGACAGTCAGGTCAACTCGGGGAGCGCCATCGAGCGTTGGGCGCACAACCTCAACATGTTGGCCGCGCAGACCGCGCAACAGGATCAGCATCTGAAGAGCATTCTGTCCCAGGCCGCTCCCACCGCCGATCAGGTCCACGAGGTCTTTACCGACGTGCAAGATTCGCTGCCACAGACGCTAGCGAATCTTGAGGTCGTGATCGACATGCTCAAGCGCTACAACAAGGGCGTTGAGCAGGTGCTGGTGTTCCTGCCGCAGGGCGCTTCCATCGTGCAGACGGTGGCCGCGCCCTTCCCGAACATGGCCGCGCTCGACATGGCGGTGGCGATCAACCAGCCGCCGCCCTGTCTGACCGGGTTCATCCCGGCATCGGAGTGGCGCTCTTTTGCCGACACCAGCTTGCAACCGTTGCCGAAGGGGACGTATTGCAAGATTCCGCAGGACACGCCGGCCAATAGCGTGCGCGGGTCGCGCAACATTCCCTGCGTTGATGTCCCCGGTAAGCGGGCGGCGACGCCGCGGGAGTGCCGGGACCCGAAACCGTACGAACCCTTGGGCACCAACCCGTGGTACGGGGATCCGAACCAGCTGCTGACCTGCCCGGCACCCGCGGCGCGCTGCGATCAGCCGGTGAAGCCGGGCCTGGTGATCCCGGCGCCGTCGGTAAACAACGGCTTAAACCCGGTGCCTGCCGACAGGCTGCCCCCGGGCGGGACGCCACCCCCGGTGAGCGACCCGCTGCAGCGACCCGGCACGGGTAGCGTGCAGTGCAACGGACAGCAGCCCAACCCGTGCGTCTACACCCCGGGCGGGCCTCCCACGGCGGTGTACAGTCCCCAGAGCGGCGAACTGGTAGGGCCCGACGGGGTGAGATACTCCGTCGAAAACTCGACCAAAACAGGAGACGACGGATGGAAGGAGATGCTGGCGCCAGTCGGCTGA
- a CDS encoding virulence factor Mce family protein, which translates to MMLSSCGWRGISNVSIPGGPGSGKGAYTIYVQVPDTLAINGNSKVMVADVPVGSIRGIHLKNWIATLTLGIDKGVKLPKNATAKIGQTSLLGSQHVELASPPNPSREPLRNGDTIPLKNSSAYPTTEQTLASISMILRGGGIANLEVLQNEIYNIFYKRGDQIRGFLTRLDTFTDQLNQQRDDITHAIDSTNRLLTYVGARADVLDRVLTDFPPLIKHFADTRQLLINAVDAIGQLSQVAGQYLAEARSGLHTDLQALQCPLKELSRGSQYLIGALKLILTQPFDIDAVPKLFRGDYQNVSAVLDVTFSAMDNAVLTGTGFSGALRALEQSFGRDPETMIPDVRYTPNPNDAPGGPLVERGDRNC; encoded by the coding sequence ATGATGCTGAGCTCGTGTGGCTGGCGCGGAATCTCCAACGTGTCCATCCCCGGGGGTCCGGGCAGCGGGAAGGGCGCCTACACCATCTATGTGCAGGTGCCGGACACCCTGGCCATTAACGGCAACAGCAAGGTGATGGTTGCCGACGTCCCCGTGGGCTCGATCCGCGGCATCCATTTGAAGAACTGGATAGCAACCCTGACGCTGGGCATCGACAAGGGCGTCAAGCTTCCGAAGAACGCCACCGCCAAGATTGGACAAACCAGTCTGCTGGGCTCGCAGCATGTGGAGCTGGCGTCACCACCCAACCCGTCGCGGGAGCCGCTCAGGAACGGCGACACCATACCGCTGAAGAACTCGTCGGCCTATCCCACCACCGAGCAGACGTTGGCCAGCATCTCGATGATTTTGCGCGGAGGCGGTATCGCGAACTTGGAGGTGCTGCAAAACGAGATCTACAACATCTTCTATAAACGGGGCGACCAGATCCGGGGTTTCCTCACCCGGCTGGACACCTTCACCGACCAGCTCAACCAGCAACGCGATGACATCACCCACGCGATCGACTCCACCAACCGACTGCTGACCTATGTGGGCGCCCGCGCGGATGTGCTGGATCGAGTGCTCACCGACTTCCCGCCTCTAATCAAGCACTTCGCCGACACACGCCAGCTGCTTATCAACGCGGTGGACGCGATAGGACAGCTTTCCCAGGTCGCCGGCCAGTACCTCGCGGAGGCGCGCAGCGGGCTGCACACCGACCTGCAAGCGCTGCAGTGTCCGTTGAAGGAACTCAGCCGGGGCTCGCAGTATCTGATCGGCGCGCTGAAGCTGATCCTCACCCAACCGTTCGACATCGACGCCGTGCCGAAGCTCTTCCGCGGTGACTACCAAAACGTGTCGGCGGTCCTTGACGTGACCTTCAGTGCCATGGACAACGCGGTGCTGACCGGTACCGGCTTTTCCGGAGCCCTGCGCGCGCTCGAGCAGTCGTTTGGCCGCGACCCCGAGACGATGATCCCCGACGTCCGCTACACACCGAACCCGAACGATGCGCCCGGCGGGCCGCTGGTGGAAAGGGGCGATAGGAATTGCTGA